cggtcacccatccaagtcgcaactccggtgaacgttgcttgacctccgtgatcgctgcgaactgattcctcatggtGACCtataaacactttatgctgatatgtgtatataactggtagatcagatcacgttatcgaaaaaatgaaatatgtataattaaagcacaatatttatataaacaaatataaaattatagttttttctactaattttgcaaatgcagaatagcatctggaataacttttctgttatttgtgtaaataagatgtaattagaaaatatatatcaatataatacaataattaaattaaatataaaaaaatttttattaaaaaagcaattaaaaaatattggttaTTTATTgagctgtagatcgaggtttctttatatatgaacctatttcatctatttatataaatatttatgttttttaacaatactatgatgcgcACGGGACCGGATGTCTTTTTCTACACGTCTTAgaatcaacatttgaaggatatctgcagacgtctatgcaaagtcgatttgcagtcaactttaaaagcctgacttggatgggTCGACTTATGGACAGTCAATATATGAACGGTTGTACTCTTAGGGAATGTAGAAatttagcggaaaatttagtaatgtcgcccgaccttagtttgctaaatgcagatgaataattatggatgagttaaattaatatattattttacgcaaatattctgctttggctctttattgccactactttattaaaaaattatgatattgcaaatatttccgaaatattactggcatatgccatgcgatgttgcagacgtattgttaatttatgtttctgcaatgtctccgtaatattgcattgcaatctgcaacattgcaacgttgctgcaatgttgctggaattttctgtgctgtatgggtacagttttattgaaaaatggcTCAATATTAcacatagataaaatttatattccaccaaatgaaaataataatggtATTCAAATTTCTGGAAATATCTTAAATCCAGAAAAATCCATATTTATATATCCCTGCAATTCCGAGtcattaaatatatgaaaagtcATTAAATCTCATATTAGAAGAATATGTACATTTCGATCAGTCGTttcaaaaatgatatatttttaaatcgatGGTTATggccaagaaaaaaattatgtaatgcCGTTTCTTCAccaataaaagtttaatttcaacaattttacttttttgtccaaagtattttatttcagcattttagaaaactACAATATTGAATGTAGTAAATTTGAACAGACCAGCAGTTAATCTAGCCGCTGATAGTTTATTGTTTCATAACCATCGCCGATCGCAATCATCGCTCACGAAGAGATCGTAGTGTATCACATAAAGGTAAGATTTGTTTTTCTTGTTAAACTTATACGAAAATTAGTACAGaagtgcaaaattttatttcaattgaaaaatatcgGCTATTAGAAAATTgcgattttcataaaaatataggCAATACATATTATAACAATCCTATAGTcacaaagttataatataatctATCAAATGCCGGTGCATACAAATCAACTGCGGTATATATTGGAAAGAGGGAAGGTAGTCGCAACAAAAGCtgtattgtttttctttttttttctataaatacggcaataattttagaaattaattagattgaaaatttattaaatattgtgaagaaaatatgaaaaatatttgtattagattattattctaaatttgattgttttacagaaaaattagcAGAAATGAGataaagaattttgtattatatatttgtatttatattaaattttgatgttaTCGTAGATGGGTAAAGCACCATACAAGCTGGTTGAATTTGCTGAAGAAAGTGATGGGATAAAAAGTATCGATGTTGTCCCACCAAATTGGATTTTTTATGATGGTAAAGCAGGTCTGATGACAAAATTTATGCCACAGCCATGCAATAATAAGAATTTAGCCTATTTGCATTCTCTTATGCAACAAAAGAAACCTGCGCCAGAAAATTGGCCAAATTATACCGTTGAAGTACGAGGTGAAGCAAGTAAGTCGTTAAATACTGTTATTAActttcatatcaattttattaatttttatttcaatatatatatatatatatatatatatttacattatgtaatttaattataaataaacttgtCCAGAAACGTATGAGGAAGCTTTAAAAAAAgtagagattttaaaaaaccaAAAATACGCTTTTTCAACTGACAATGAAACTACGGCAAAGGCTAAAGTGTCAgctctaaaaaaattgtataaaatgcaaagatctgaaaaaaaatgatgcAAATAAGAATCTTTGGGAAGTTCTTGCATTAGAAGAGTCCTATGTTGATGATaaatgtatcatttattttataattattgataaattgattatatttctttgactataataaaatgtaatattttaatttttctattattagcATCTGATTTTTCTTTGACTTCTGATAAGAGCATTACATATAAAAAGAGCAGCAAAAGATCAAAAGTGGAATCTgttcataaaaatttagataaattatgtatttttttaactttttagtacgctaaatttaaatatttatatatacacattttgttaaatattttttattatgaaggAATATCTGGACAAAAATAagaagatttaaatataaataaaattaaatatattaattttatgaattttatgatagttatatttaattgattttttatatgtatacttattttatcacattaactagtttttatatattctagagaaaaatttttcacacacaggaaaagaattatataaaaaatctccATCTAGTACCTCGATTTCCAGAAAGGAAATTGATTTGAAGAGTTTACAATCAACAAATACATGCAATGATAGCATGAGAAACAGTGAAACGTCTGTATTATATGACGATGGAATCCCAGTTATGAA
The window above is part of the Solenopsis invicta isolate M01_SB chromosome 8, UNIL_Sinv_3.0, whole genome shotgun sequence genome. Proteins encoded here:
- the LOC105204475 gene encoding uncharacterized protein LOC105204475, producing MGKAPYKLVEFAEESDGIKSIDVVPPNWIFYDGKAGLMTKFMPQPCNNKNLAYLHSLMQQKKPAPENWPNYTVEVRGEAKKNFSHTGKELYKKSPSSTSISRKEIDLKSLQSTNTCNDSMRNSETSVLYDDGIPVMNFDPMSLTDDIKDLINRGFRSQNVQLTKISTQLEEIYNILQEKKIGNFSEICNTGNFTEKYQIDLPFKNLDDFQNFDNKLKTDTKFQEDVKFNI